The Pomacea canaliculata isolate SZHN2017 linkage group LG14, ASM307304v1, whole genome shotgun sequence genomic sequence gacctgtgtgagaatttgaaaggaccgcatggcaaataaaaggacttaaaaggcctttcggcgaaaattcaatataaaaggacttaaaaggaccttgcaaggacctgggaaccctgtgcaattcttaatctttctctctttccttcctcgtATCTCCCCCAATCTCAACTATCATTAATAAGTATCGTTTCAGTTTCTTACTTCCTATTTTCATACTCAAGTCTCACTCTTTCATTTAACATTACAGCATGGTTCCTTTGAAGAAGCTGATGCAGTTGAATTTAGTTCAGATAAAAAATTTTACCTTGACAGTTACCGCCTGGCTCCAGAAAATCCTTATCCAGCAGGTTTTGAAGATTGTGTAGCTGTTACAGCATACATCTTACAGCATGGCCACAAGAATGGAATTGACACATCCAAGGTTGGAATAGGTGGTGAGTGTGATATAGATATAATATTGCTGTGAACATCTGTGCACTTCTTTAGTTCTTATAAGAATACCAGCCAAGAGAGAGATTGACTACATTGTACTACAAAAATAACCCCTTTCCACCAGGTTATACAATAACAATGCCAGAGGGAAGGGAAGACCTAGGTATTGGCCTGAAAGTAAATGACGATGAAGACACATTAATGTATATAGTTTTGAATTTTATGTAGTAGATTAATCAGCCATaaattgtatcattttattgATTGCTACAGTACTGTTTAGTTTTTATAATCTTAATCACTTTATCTTTCAATGACCAACGGAActgtacaaaacaaatacaagttGATGGTATGCAAGAAACAATATTATTGCTATTCCTCTTTCCtacaaaaaattttaagtctTTATCTATGAGTCTAAACTAAGACTAGAACTTCcaattttttgtgaaaattagAAGGGAGGTATTTATTACATAAGGAAACATTGGAAGGCAGTTCATAATGAGTTCATCAGCCAAGACCCAGGTGGTAATAGCAATTGCTAAGCTAGAAAATAGACTTGTTCATTAATAATCGAAGTCAAAATTAACCATgatcattaaatattttcttgcaaaaaaaaaggaaattaaaacagTTATATATTTATCGTTCTTTGCTTGCAACTTCCTACAGTCCTACTTGGGGGTTGTTataccagagagcttagatatctATAAGCTCTCTGGTTATACTTCCAGACATGTTGCAACaatatatatgtaataatatGCATACATTTTAACCATTTACCTATGAGATATGGATATTCTTCGTTTATTTTTGCCTTGCTTTTTTATCCTCAAAACCCACCTCTTTATGAAATACACTATCTTTCATGATCAAGCCAACTCTTCTGCTTACTCTTcggttcttcatcttcatcggTTAATTCTTTGTCAAGGGGGTGTCATACGTTTGTTGCATATATGTTTCAATAATCACTTGTGTTCGTCTCTGCTAGAGAAATGCgcttataaattattattatttaacaatgCATTTTCCGCAGGTGACAGTGCAGGAGGGAACCTGGCGGCAGCAGTGGCTCTGAAGTTCACCGAGGACACGATGGTAGCTAAGAACCTACCTAAACTGCGCTTTCAGGTTCTTATCTACCCAGTGGTTCAGATGCACGATTTCCAGTTGCCTTCTTCCGTGAGCAATGACCTTGCAATGCGAGGTGTGCTGCGACGATGGTCGGCGCCATTGTGCCTCGCGTGCTACATGGGTTACGATATCGTAACCAGCTATTCGTACCTGGCTCCACAAATGTCAGACAACAGGCATGTCTCGGACGGGATAAAAGCTAAGTATGGCCACCTGGTCGACCACGCGCTGCTGCCAGAAAAATACCGCAACACCTCAGCAAAAGTCAGTTCCAGCGCGACCTTCAACGCAACGCTTTTCGGCATGATGGCGTCCTACATGACTGACCCCTACTTCTCGCCCATCACTGCTCCGACAGGCATGCTTGCCAAAAGTCCTCCTGCTATTATCGTGTCGGTTGAGTACGATGTTATAAGGGACGATGCAATACTGTACAAGCATCATCTAGAAAAGGCCGGCGTTAGGGTTAAGCACTATCATTTGGAAAGGGGATACCACCCCATGATGATTTTATCCCCTTTCTCATTTCTGCGTCATGGCTCGGCTGTAAAGACATACGAGGCCATGATGTCGTTTGTCAATGAAATTCTTGCAGAAGAATATAATTAGTACCAGTTTGTAACAAGggtgtgacataaggcaagtgttggccttattcccaaaatgaacaatccgtataaggtttagttccggttaagagattcaaatatacttgggcgggagccgacatgaagctgtctcttgtgtgttttctaactggacagtttaatgagtgccacctctaatacccacaaaccaataacacaacatggtgtcagaagtgagcagcaaagtgctagctgtgtgatttctccagaaactttcaggtgggcacgtttttctcattttgaaatattgcgtcgtacgtttgcaaagtgacatttctcgcaagatggcggagacacatcagagacaacacttcactgcaaacgttccgattccctcaaagctggatttgtcttctaacattgaagtaaattggaaaaaatttattcgtcagtggcagaactatgaggtagcaacgcgccttgataaagaagattcagcttatcgttgtgcagttctattggcttgcattggtgaggacgcacaagaaatctacgaaggattatcctttgcagaaggggagaacgacaaagatattcagactgtcatcgacaagttcaacgacttttgtttgggtagcacacatgaagtgtatgagagctacaagtttcatagccgaaaccaaaacaaggatgagtcagttgatacttacgtcacagttttacgcaagttagcaaaatcatgtgatttcaaggatgttgaccgcatgattcgtgacagacttgtgatcggtgttcaagatgacactatgcgtgaaaaactgttgcagaagaaaacactcaagcttccagaagcaatagaaatttgcagagctcatgagacttccaagactcaagcacactcgatgttggcaagcaacagcgagagtactgttgagaaaaccatcaacaagattcagaaaggtcagcgaaaaattcgttgcggtacgaagccaggtcttcggggaaaaccagagactaagccatgctctcgatgcggaaaaggttcccacaacagagatggttgtcctgcaaagaacgctaaatgcagaaaatgttccaagattggtcactacgctgcagtctgtcgctcttcaggttcttctacgattcacacagtggaagaggaagaagaagacgaagaagcttacatgggtatgattgtgggcagtgtgacaacagatccttggaaagtcagtctcctgatggaagacacagagaatgtatttaagcttgacaccggagctgatgttaccgtcgtacctcagaccgcagttccagcagccaagcgaccattgcagaaagtacgcaagaaactgtatggtccaggtcgtgttgagatagctgtggaaggcatgttcaaggcaaaactgacatacaagaatgtctcttcactgcaagatgtgtatgtcgtaaaaacacttgaagaaccattgctaggtcgaccagccattacagcgttgaagttgattgagagaatcaacacagttatagaagaccacgaaaaacagtacaaggaagaattcccaaaactcttcagaggactaggaagtctacaagatccttacaagattcgtctgaaagaacaagctgttccatatgcagtagcagctccaagacgcttacctttgcccttgaaacagaaagtcaaggcagaattggatcaactcgaagaacagggagtgattcgcacagtcaccaagcccagtgattggtgcgccccaatagtagtggtgcccaagagcgacgagagagtcagaatctgc encodes the following:
- the LOC112555451 gene encoding arylacetamide deacetylase-like, which gives rise to MGGVKIIITTALIVLTLGYIFYLPVPADVDDPLKASIFQQQADWSIKLALLSWKIGFGDIINNTRSMLTFMVTFGITSSSNEEMEVRDETIAGVRVRIYRPVGVKRFAPALIYFHGGGWIALSPEVYDSSTYEMARMGKVVVISVDYRLAPENPYPAGFEDCVAVTAYILQHGHKNGIDTSKVGIGGDSAGGNLAAAVALKFTEDTMVAKNLPKLRFQVLIYPVVQMHDFQLPSSVSNDLAMRGVLRRWSAPLCLACYMGYDIVTSYSYLAPQMSDNRHVSDGIKAKYGHLVDHALLPEKYRNTSAKVSSSATFNATLFGMMASYMTDPYFSPITAPTGMLAKSPPAIIVSVEYDVIRDDAILYKHHLEKAGVRVKHYHLERGYHPMMILSPFSFLRHGSAVKTYEAMMSFVNEILAEEYN